The genomic DNA GTGGCAATAGTCGCAGTCTTGATGAGCTCTGGGCCTCTCTCAGCTATCCAGACAACCCGCCTGCCTTGGCGTTTGGCTATGCATGGAGCCCAGTAGGACTGCACGAATGCAGTGGGAAATCCCGCGTTCTCATGACTCACTTCCCCGAACGCCTGCAACCGATGGGGCCTCTCAAACTTCAAGCAAAGTATAAGGTTCGGCTGCGTCTTCATGAGTCGGTTCGCGCCTTATGGTGATGCCAGCGAACCCTGCGAAATCAAGCTTCGGGATTTCTGCTCTGATAATTGAGTTGTGTGATGATATTCAATTGCGTTCGCAGCATTCAGTGTGCTGCTCGCAGCGTTGCGTGTTTTGGACACGAGCCGCCGATCAGGCCGACGTCGGAGATGGTGTGGTGGGGGGAGCGGAAGGGGCGGCGGGCGACCAGGCTCTGCCCGGGGGGCAGCAATCCGGCCACGCTGTGGATGCGGGTGGTTTCAATGGCTTCTTCCAGGGAGAGGGTGGGCAGGATGGTGGGCAGTCGCTTGGCCAGCATGCTTTTCCCCGAACCGGGATTTCCGATGAGCAGGATGTTGTAGCCTTATTTCCCACTTGCGGTTGACAAACCTCAGGTGCCTGGACTTAACCTAAACATGAAGACCGCACCCCGTGCCTACCACTACGTAAGATTTAGCACTCCAGAACAAGCCGGGGGTGATTCCCTACGGCGACAATCCGCACTCGCAGACCAATACTGCGCCGAGAAGGGCCTGACCCTCGACAATTCCCTGCGACTCCGTGACCTGGGCGTAAGCGCCTTTCGGGGAAGCCACCGGTCGAAGGGAGCATTGGGTGCTTTCCTTGCCAAGGTTCG from Candidatus Methylacidiphilales bacterium includes the following:
- a CDS encoding ATP-binding protein, whose protein sequence is MLLIGNPGSGKSMLAKRLPTILPTLSLEEAIETTRIHSVAGLLPPGQSLVARRPFRSPHHTISDVGLIGGSCPKHATLRAAH